A portion of the Falco naumanni isolate bFalNau1 chromosome 9, bFalNau1.pat, whole genome shotgun sequence genome contains these proteins:
- the JMJD1C gene encoding probable JmjC domain-containing histone demethylation protein 2C isoform X3, giving the protein MNSQTAAPKQNSHQHQQQRNTRPNKRKGSDSSMPDEEKMKEERYDYIGRGENPKNKNKHFLSKRRKPEEDEKKLNMKRLRTDNISDYSESSDSEISNKRLTDSSSEQNSENELKSKNTSKINGEEGKSQTIEGVEQTLTDRRSPWDEIQEDKKQEETERLKSSILDQQEKSSLHAAEQPTPYEQNAKDPHVQECNAEKHTAELKNDQFVPRPPTPKCGVDVTNKNNAEKESQDNAASTFGLQTVQKIESHSSDLKQQFANANFLEARKQEADQSWVSGVNKTELIQPGVVKTLSVNEHLNPEKEKVQYGSFMSSLSVASLAEESKLHKQSPVPDSVKSKPSASVDHPKTKSPDVKPKFTQSSDTVKSKVSSQNSHATGLTRSANKTDHDLPRSSFHPVPARVSALEATKSPLIIDKNEHFTVYRDPTLIGQETGTNHISPYLHQHNYPLHSSSHRTCLNPNAHHPALTGSSHLLAGSSAQAPLSAINTHPLSTASHHSVHHPHLLPAVLPGVPAASLLGGHPRLETAHASSLGHLALAHQQQQQMLQHQSPHLLGQAHPSASYNQLGLYPIIWQYPNGTHAYSGLGLPSSKWVHPETPVNAETSLRRNTPSPWLHQPTPVTSADSLGLLSHIPVRPSSADPLRPLKLTTHSSPPLSKSVVEHHKEELERKAFIEPLRSVTTAPVKTELEQNRTQTAKESHMHRHFTDPMLNQLPRPPQETGERLSKYKEEHRRILQESIEVAPFTAKIKALEGERDNYSRVTSLSSSPKSHSVKYDKDAERSVSELYKMKHSVPQSLPQSNYFTTLSNSVVNEPPRSYPSKEASYVDKQTNCPATAASPQSLPSYISSLSKPPPLIKHQPESEGSASKISEQVSQSVQSHSVNSFRSDSRSPTQLSISSSNTLRSMPALHRAPVFHPPVHQNLEKKESSYSSLSPPTLTPVQPVNAGGGKIQELQKPPTLVPEPKEAQNVYKGASEQNLSEIWKSSNAPNNEKADWHVERISGKSQSATASVIVRPPSSTKYDSIPVMQPASKDRVSERSSAVTNQADCLKTAEARETGRIILPNMNSDSARTQYEKKFPAVSQGTVPHAVTPTTTMICSTKTDVTASAATTTSVSSWGSSEVTYSLSNTVLACTSLECTASRAASQAVAQTQECKVSTPAPVTPATGKTGSAAQPSSGFSTSTDFVHLKKHKAALAAAQFKSSNTSETESNPVKNQTFSASVSLDSAIVCNTINKANSVGSGQTSQTSQPNYHTKLKKAWLTRHSEEDKNTNKKENSGNSVSEIIKPCTVNLIASTSNDLQNNIDSKILADKFVKEDKHPRRKAKRTYESGSESGDSDESESKSEQRTKRQPKPTYKKKQNDLQKKKGDTEEEVKPNGVLSRSAKEKSKLKLQSGSNSTGIPRSVLKDWRKVKKLKQTGESFLQDDSCSEIGPNLQKCRECRLIRSKKGEEPTHSPVFCRFYYFRRLSFSKNGVVRIDGFSSPDQYDDEALSLWTHENYDDDELDLETSKYILDIIGDKFCQLVTSEKTAMSWVKKDAKIAWKRAVRGVREMCDACEATLFNIHWVCQKCGFVVCLDCYKAKERKSSRDKELYAWMKCVKGQPHDHKHLMPTQIIPGSVLTDLLDAMHNIREKFEIKSHCQCTSKQSTQAGKLPAMNGVSQVLQNVLNHSNKISLCMPESQQQNTPQKSETNGNTSPRSDVSTDSKLTPPESQSPLHWLADLAEQKAREEKKENKECPGKHSKEEKDQDNLESQNCKSSPPASQNNEQGSTLRDLLTTTAGKLRLGSTDAGIAFAPVYSTGTASGKSGRTMPNILDDIIASVVENKIPPNRAPKINVKSEIKDEPKDDRKCIQDDCSKRYSDIQYSWICDKHVLWLRDHKNSNNWKLFKECWKQGRPVLVSGMHKKMNFSLWKAESISLDFGNQQADILNCKDSIISNTNVKEFWDGFEDVSKRQKIKNGETALLKLKDWPSGEDFKAMMPARYEDLLKSLPLPEYCSPEGKLNLASHLPGFFVRPDLGPRLCSAYGVAATKDHDVGTTNLHIEVSDVVNILVYVGIAKGNGVLSKSGVLKKLEEEDLDDLLRKRLKDSSELPGALWHIYAGKDADKIREFLQKIAKEQGLEVLPEHDPIRDQSWYVNKKLRQRLLEEYGVKTCTVIQFLGDAIILPAGALHQVQNFHSCVQVTEDFVSPEHLVQSFHLTQELRLSKEEINYDDKLQVKNILYHAVKEMVRALKIHEGEMEDTDEN; this is encoded by the exons ATGAATTCCCAAACTGCAGCACCAAAACAGAATTCTCACCAGCATCAGCAACAGAGGAATACTCGGCCAAATAAGAGGAAAGGCTCTGATAGCAGCATGCCTGATgaagagaagatgaaagaagaaagatatgATTATATAGGTCGAGGAG aaaaccccaagaacaaaaataaacacttccttagtaaaagaagaaaacctgaagaggatgaaaaaaaattaaatatgaagaGACTGCGGACAGACAATATCTCAGATTACTCTGAGAGCAGTGACTCagaaatttcaaacaaaagatTAACAGATTCGTCCTCAGAGCAAAATTCAGAAAACGAGTTAAAAAGCAAGAACACTTCAAAGATAaatggagaagaaggaaaatccCAAACTATTGAGGGAGTGGAACAGACACTAACAGATAGGCGGTCTCCATGGGATGAAATACAGGAAGATAAAAAAcaagaagagacagaaagactGAAGTCATCCATCTTAGATCAGCAGGAAAAATCTTCACTccatgcagcagagcagccaacACCTTATGAACAGAATGCCAAGGATCCACATGTTCAAGAGTGCAATGCAGAAAAACAtactgcagaattaaaaaatgatcAGTTTGTACCCAGACCTCCTACTCCAAAATGTGGTGTTGATGTTACTAATAAAAACAATGCTGAAAAGGAGAGCCAGGATAATGCTGCAAGTACCTTTGGTTTGCAAACGGTTCAGAAAATAGAATCTCACAGCAGCgatttaaaacagcaatttgcaaatgcaaatttccttgaagcaagaaaacaggaagCTGATCAAAGTTGGGTTAGCGGTGTTAACAAAACTGAATTGATCCAACCTGGGGTTGTAAAAACGTTATCAGTAAATGAACACTtaaatcctgaaaaagaaaaagtgcagtATGGCTCGTTTATGTCTTCGTTAAGTGTAGCTTCTCTAGCAGAAGAGAGTAAACTGCATAAACAAAGTCCAGTCCCTGATTCTGTGAAGTCAAAACCTAGTGCTTCAGTTGATCATCCTAAAACAAAGTCACCTGATGTTAAGCCTAAATTCACCCAATCTTCTGATACTGTGAAGTCTAAGGTTAGTTCCCAAAACAGCCATGCTACTGGATTAACAAGGTCAGCCAATAAAACTGATCATGATTTGCCTAGGTCTAGTTTTCATCCAGTTCCAGCTAGAGTTAGTGCTCTAGAAGCTACTAAAAGTCCTCTTATCATTGACAAGAATGAACATTTCACGGTGTACAGGGACCCCACTCTGATTGGACAAGAAACAGGAACTAATCACATTTCACCTTATTTGCATCAGCATAATTATCCTCTGCATTCCTCATCCCACCGAACCTGTTTAAATCCAAATGCTCATCATCCTGCATTAACTGGTTCATCCCACCTGCTAGCTGGGTCTTCAGCTCAGGCTCCCTTGTCCGCTATTAACACTCACCCCCTTAGTACCGCATCTCACCATTCTGTTCACCACCCTCATCTACTTCCTGCAGTGTTACCTGGAgtgcctgctgcctccttgCTGGGTGGCCACCCGCGACTAGAGACTGCTCATGCTAGCAGCTTAGGCCATTTGGCATTagcacaccagcagcagcaacagatgTTACAACACCAGTCTCCACATCTTCTTGGACAAGCTCATCCTTCTGCTTCCTATAATCAGCTAGGGCTTTATCCAATTATTTGGCAGTATCCAAATGGAACACATGCTTACTCAGGACTCGGTCTGCCCTCCTCCAAATGGGTCCACCCAGAAACTCCTGTTAACGCGGAGACTTCCTTGAGAAGG AATACTCCCAGCCCATGGTTACACCAGCCCACCCCAGTGACCTCAGCTGACAGCCTCGGTTTACTGAGTCACATTCCCGTGCGACCGTCCAGTGCAGATCCTCTTCGACCTCTCAAACTGACAACGCATTCCAGCCCACCGTTGTCCAAAAGTGTTGTAGAGCATCACAAGGA AGAACTGGAGAGGAAAGCATTCATTGAACCTTTACGTTCTGTTACAACTGCACCAGTGAAGACAGAGCTAGagcaaaacagaacacagaCGGCAAAGGAGAGCCATATGCACAGACATTTCACAGATCCAATGTTGAACCagctgccaaggccaccacagGAGACTGGGGAGCGACTGAGCAAATACAAAGAAGAACACAGACGGATACTCCAAGAAAGTATTGAAGTTGCTCCTTTTACAGCCAAAATAAAGGCactggagggagagagagataACTACTCCAGGGTAACATCCTTATCTTCAAGTCCTAAAAGCCATTCAGTAAAATATGACAAAGATGCCGAACGCTCTGTCTCAGAACTGTATAAAATGAAGCATTCTGTTCCACAGAGTTTGCCACAGAGTAACTATTTCACCACTTTGTCTAATAGTGTAGTAAATGAACCGCCAAGATCATACCCATCAAAGGAAGCTTCATATGTTGATAAGCAAACTAATTGTCCTGCAACAGCAGCTAGTCCCCAGTCTCTCCCCTcttacatttcttctctttcaaaaccTCCACCTTTAATTAAGCACCAACCAGAGAGCGAAGGCTCTGCGAGCAAGATATCTGAGCAGGTTTCACAGTCAGTGCAGTCTCACTCTGTAAATTCTTTTAGAAGTGACAGCAGGAGCCCTACTCAGTTGTCAATCTCGTCTTCAAATACACTCCGGAGTATGCCTGCCTTGCACAGAGCCCCTGTGTTTCACCCTCCTGTGCACCAGAAcctggagaagaaggaaagcagcTATAGCAGCCTTTCACCTCCGACTCTAACCCCCGTTCAACCCGTTAATGCTGGTGGTGGCAAAATACAGGAGTTGCAGAAACCACCAACTTTAGTACCTGAGCCTAAGGAAGCTCAGAACGTTTACAAGGGCGCTTCTGAACAGAATTTGTCAGAAATATGGAAGTCCAGTAATGCCCCAAATAATGAGAAAGCGGATTGGCATGTTGAAAGAATAAGTGGAAAGTCGCAGTCCGCTACAGCATCTGTTATTGTGCGTCCTCCTTCTAGCACGAAATATGATAGCATACCAGTAATGCAGCCTGCTTCCAAAGATCGAGTTAGTGAGAGATCTTCAGCTGTGACAAATCAAGCAGATTGCCTGAAAACAGCGGAAGCCAGGGAGACTGGAAGAATCATTCTGCCAAATATGAACTCAGACAGTGCTCGCACACAGTATGAAAAGAAGTTTCCAGCGGTCTCGCAAGGCACCGTTCCTCATGCTGTCACCCCTACCACAACTATGATTTGCAGTACCAAAACGGATGTCACCGCATCAGCAGCAACAACTACCAGCGTGTCAAGTTGGGGTAGTTCAGAAGTGACTTACTCCTTATCAAACACGGTCTTGGCCTGCACGTCACTGGAGTGTACTGCCTCGAGAGCGGCAAGTCAGGCGGTGGCGCAGACCCAGGAATGCAAGGTCAGCACTCCAGCTCCAGTTACACCCGCCACTGGCAAGACAGGCAGCGCTGCTCAGCCCAGCTCGGGATTCTCCACCTCCACCGACTTTGTCCATTTGAAAAAGCACAAGGCAGCGCTGGCTGCAGCTCAGTTTAAAAGTAGTAACACCAGTGAGACCGAATCCAACCCTGTGAAAAATCAGACATTTTCAGCCTCTGTCTCCCTAGACAGTGCTATCGTCTGTAATACAATAAACAAAGCGAACTCTGTAGGCAGTGGGCAAACTTCCCAGACGAGTCAGCCAAACTACCACACTAAGCTGAAAAAGGCTTGGCTAACAAGACATTCGGAGGAAGATaaaaacactaataaaaaagagaattcagggaacagtgtttcagaaattattaaGCCATGTACTGTCAATTTAATAGCTTCTACATCAAATGATTTGCAAAACAACATAGATAGTAAAATCTTGGCAGATAAGTTTGTGAAGGAAGATAAGCACCctaggagaaaagcaaaacgAACTTATGAGTCTGGCTCTGAAAGCGGAGACTCTGATGAAAGTGAGAGCAAGTCAGAGCAAAGGACTAAACGGCAGCCCAAGCCAacttacaaaaagaaacaaaatgatttgcagaaaaaaaagggtgaTACGGAGGAAGAAGTAAAACCGAATGGTGTCCTTAGCAGGAGtgccaaagaaaaaagcaagctgaagtTACAGAGCGGCAGTAACAGCA CTGGTATACCTCGCTCAGTGTTAAAAGATTGGCGCAAAGTAAAGAAGCTGAAGCAGACGGGAGAGTCCTTTTTGCAGGATGATTCTTGCTCTGAAATAGGACCAAATTtgcaaaaatgcagagaatGTAGGTTAATAAGAAGTAAGAAGGGAGAAGAACCAACTCACTCACCAGTGTTTTGTAGATTTTACTATTTTCGGCG gtTATCTTTTAGTAAGAACGGAGTGGTTAGAATAGATGGTTTCTCCTCTCCTGATCAATATGATGATGAAGCGCTGAGTTTATGGACACATGAAAACTATGATGATGATGAACTGGACTTAGAAACTTCTAAATACATTCTAGATATCATAGGTGATAAATTTTGTCAGTTAGtaacatctgaaaaaacagCCATGTCCTGGGTGAAAAAAGACG ccaAAATTGCATGGAAGAGAGCAGTGAGAGGAGTCCGTGAGATGTGTGATGCATGTGAAGCCACATTATTTAACATTCATTGGGTCTGCCAAAAATGTGGATTTGTGGTCTGCCTAGATTGTTAcaaggcaaaggaaagaaaaagttctaGAG ATAAGGAGCTGTATGCCTGGATGAAGTGTGTGAAGGGACAGCCTCATGATCACAAACACCTGATGCCGACACAGATTATTCCAGGCTCTG TTTTGACAGATCTTTTAGATGCTATGCATAATATTAgagaaaaatttgaaattaaatccCATTGTCAGTGTACCAGCAAGCAGAGCACGCAAGCTGGCAAGCTCCCTGCGATGAATGGTGTGTCTCAG GTTTTGCAGAATGTCCTTAACCACAGTAATAAAATTTCTCTGTGCATGCCTGAGTCTCAACAGCAGAATACTCCTCAAAAGTCCGAGACAAATGGTAATACAAGTCCAAGGAGTGATGTAAGCACAGACAGCAAGTTAACGCCGCCTGAATCCCAGTCACCGCTGCATTGGTTAGCTGAtcttgcagagcagaaagccagagaagaaaagaaag agaATAAAGAATGTCCTGGAAAACATtcaaaggaggagaaagaccAAGATAATTTGGAGTCCCAGAACTGTAAAAGCTCCCCTCCTGCATCGCAGAACAATGAGCAGGGCTCAACCTTACGAGATTTGTTAACTACAACAGCAGGCAAACTGCGTCTAGGTTCTACAGATGCGGGTATTGCTTTTGCTCCAGTTTACTCAACGGGAACAGCA AGTGGCAAGAGTGGAAGGACTATGCCGAACATTCTTGATGACATAATTGCTTCAGTAGTAGAAAACAAGATTCCACCAAACAGAGCACCAAAGATAAatgtaaaatctgaaataaaagatgagCCAAAGGATGATAGAAAATGTATTCAGGATGACTGCAGTAAACGGTACAGTGATATTCAGTATTCATGGATCTGTGATAAGCATGTTTTGTGGCTCAGAGACCataaaaacagcaacaactgGAAGCTCTTCAAAGAGTGCTGGAAACAAGGAAGG CCTGTTTTAGTGTCAGGTATGCATAAGAAAATGAACTTCAGTCTGTGGAAAGCCGAGTCAATTAGTTTAGATTTTGGAAACCAGCAAGCTGACATTTTGAATTGCAAAGACAGTATTATTTCAAACACCAACGTCAAGGAGTTCTGGGATGGTTTCGAAGATGTTTCAA AAcggcagaaaataaaaaatggggaAACAGCTCTACTAAAACTGAAAGATTGGCCTTCTGGGGAAGATTTCAAGGCTATGATGCCAGCCAG ATATGAGGACTTACTAAAAAGTTTACCCTTGCCCGAATATTGTAGTCCGGAAGGAAAACTAAACTTGGCTTCTCACCTGCCAGGATTTTTTGTCCGTCCAGATTTGGGACCCAGGCTATGCAGTGCCTATG GTGTGGCTGCTACTAAAGACCATGATGTAGGAACCACAAATCTCCATATTGAAGTTTCTGATGTCGTGAACATCCTTGTTTATGTTGGCATAGCAAAAGGAAATGGAGTACTTTCCAAATCAG